In the genome of Streptomyces racemochromogenes, one region contains:
- a CDS encoding sugar ABC transporter permease, which translates to MSQVARRRGRTTGFIAGFLVLPLALYLTFVIWPYVQTFGYSFTNWSGQSPTFDFVGLENYSALMDDEVFRGALWHNLLLLVFVPVITILLALFFAFMVNAGGRSGAGGVRGVRGSAFYKIVYFFPQVLSLAILAVLFGAVYRSDEGGLLNGLLSWAGLVDPARPVEWLNDPDLVLWCLLLVVVWHGVGFYLVLFSAAMQSVPRDIYEAALLDGAGRAQTFLRVTLPLLWDSVQTSAVYLGIAAMDMFVLVSTMTSGQFGGGPDHHSEVMATVLMRNFLYFGKSGYACAMGVVMLVLTMILSIVTLRATRRERIEF; encoded by the coding sequence ATGAGCCAAGTAGCCCGGCGCAGGGGAAGGACCACCGGCTTCATCGCCGGCTTCCTCGTCCTGCCGCTCGCGCTGTACCTGACCTTCGTCATCTGGCCCTACGTTCAGACGTTCGGCTACTCCTTCACCAACTGGTCGGGCCAGTCGCCGACGTTCGACTTCGTCGGCCTGGAGAACTACTCCGCCCTGATGGACGACGAGGTCTTCCGCGGCGCCCTCTGGCACAACCTGCTGCTCCTGGTGTTCGTCCCCGTGATCACCATCCTGCTCGCCCTCTTCTTCGCCTTCATGGTGAACGCGGGAGGGCGCAGCGGGGCCGGCGGGGTGCGGGGCGTACGCGGATCGGCCTTCTACAAGATCGTCTACTTCTTCCCGCAGGTCCTCTCCCTCGCGATCCTCGCGGTGCTCTTCGGAGCGGTGTACCGCAGCGACGAGGGCGGCCTGCTCAACGGCCTGCTCTCCTGGGCGGGCCTGGTCGACCCGGCCCGCCCGGTCGAATGGCTCAACGACCCCGACCTCGTCCTGTGGTGCCTGCTCCTCGTGGTGGTCTGGCACGGCGTCGGCTTCTACCTCGTCCTCTTCTCGGCCGCCATGCAGTCCGTGCCCAGGGACATCTACGAGGCCGCCCTGCTCGACGGCGCCGGGCGCGCCCAGACCTTCCTGCGGGTGACGCTGCCCCTGCTGTGGGACTCTGTGCAGACCTCCGCGGTCTACCTGGGCATCGCCGCGATGGACATGTTCGTCCTGGTGTCGACCATGACCTCGGGCCAGTTCGGCGGCGGACCCGACCACCACAGCGAGGTCATGGCCACGGTGCTGATGCGCAACTTCCTCTACTTCGGCAAGAGCGGCTACGCCTGCGCCATGGGCGTGGTCATGCTCGTCCTGACCATGATCCTCTCCATCGTCACGCTGCGCGCCACCCGCCGCGAGCGCATCGAGTTCTGA
- the ngcE gene encoding N-acetylglucosamine/diacetylchitobiose ABC transporter substrate-binding protein, with protein MGSTGEGLGRRDLIKRSAALGLISVPTMSFLSACASGGEGTTKGPDKGVVSKENPFGLAKGGKLDVVIFKGGFGDDYAKAWEAAFDKKWGTTSSHLATQEIAAKLQPRFNAGNPPDVLNDSGAQMIKIDVLAKGGQLADLTALLDSPSLDDPTRKVRDTLIPGTVEQGSQGGKFVALNYVYTVFGLWYSGKLFKEKGWTEPKTWDEFLAVCAKAKEAGIGGLAHQGKYPYYINVVIMDLIAKKGGLEAMKAIDNLAPNAFEGNPAALAAVEAVYEVVEKGYLMPGTNGLTHTESQTAWNQYKAAFIPSGSWLENEQLKQTPEDFDMKFLPVPVLADSKLPFTAIRAGANEAFVVPEKAANKAGGLEFLRSMLSREWSTLFAQQANSLTVVKDGVDPGVKLRPGTQSAVAAVKAAGADTFNYLYPDWYSEMDSDIQNASNELMAQRIQPKEWIKRAQAAVDKAAKDPNAKNNHRS; from the coding sequence ATGGGATCCACTGGTGAGGGCCTCGGCCGCCGTGATCTGATCAAGCGTTCCGCAGCGCTCGGACTGATCAGCGTGCCGACGATGAGCTTCTTGTCCGCCTGCGCCTCCGGCGGTGAGGGCACCACGAAGGGCCCCGACAAGGGGGTCGTGTCCAAGGAGAACCCCTTCGGTCTCGCCAAGGGCGGGAAGCTCGACGTGGTCATCTTCAAGGGCGGTTTCGGTGACGACTACGCGAAGGCCTGGGAGGCCGCGTTCGACAAGAAGTGGGGCACCACCAGCTCCCACCTGGCCACCCAGGAGATCGCGGCCAAGCTCCAGCCCCGCTTCAACGCGGGCAACCCGCCGGACGTCCTCAACGACTCCGGCGCCCAGATGATCAAGATCGACGTCCTGGCCAAGGGCGGCCAGCTCGCCGACCTGACCGCGCTCCTGGACTCCCCCTCGCTCGACGACCCGACCAGGAAGGTCCGCGACACCCTGATCCCCGGCACGGTCGAACAGGGCTCCCAGGGCGGCAAGTTCGTCGCCCTCAACTACGTGTACACCGTTTTCGGCCTCTGGTACTCCGGCAAGCTCTTCAAGGAGAAGGGCTGGACCGAGCCGAAGACCTGGGACGAGTTCCTGGCCGTCTGCGCCAAGGCCAAGGAGGCCGGCATCGGCGGCCTGGCCCACCAGGGGAAGTACCCCTACTACATCAACGTCGTCATCATGGACCTGATCGCCAAGAAGGGCGGTCTGGAGGCCATGAAGGCCATCGACAACCTCGCCCCGAACGCCTTCGAGGGCAACCCCGCGGCCCTGGCCGCCGTGGAGGCGGTCTACGAGGTGGTCGAGAAGGGCTACCTCATGCCCGGCACGAACGGCCTGACCCACACCGAGTCCCAGACCGCCTGGAACCAGTACAAGGCCGCCTTCATCCCCTCCGGCTCCTGGCTCGAGAACGAGCAGCTCAAGCAGACCCCGGAGGACTTCGACATGAAGTTCCTGCCGGTCCCCGTGCTCGCCGACAGCAAGCTGCCCTTCACCGCCATCCGGGCCGGCGCCAACGAGGCCTTCGTCGTCCCCGAGAAGGCCGCCAACAAGGCTGGCGGCCTGGAGTTCCTGCGCTCCATGCTCTCCCGCGAGTGGTCCACCCTCTTCGCCCAGCAGGCCAACTCCCTGACCGTCGTCAAGGACGGCGTCGACCCGGGCGTCAAGCTCCGGCCGGGCACGCAGTCCGCCGTCGCCGCGGTCAAGGCCGCCGGGGCCGACACCTTCAACTACCTCTACCCCGACTGGTACAGCGAGATGGACTCCGACATCCAGAACGCGTCCAATGAGCTGATGGCCCAGCGGATCCAGCCAAAGGAGTGGATCAAGCGGGCCCAGGCTGCGGTAGACAAGGCTGCCAAGGACCCCAACGCCAAGAACAACCACCGCAGCTGA
- the acnA gene encoding aconitate hydratase AcnA has product MSANSFDARSTLQVGDESYEIFRLDKVEGAARLPYSLKVLLENLLRTEDGANITADHIRALGGWDSQAQPSQEIQFTPARVIMQDFTGVPCVVDLATMREAVKELGGDPSKVNPLSPAELVIDHSVIADKFGTKDAFAQNVELEYGRNKERYQFLRWGQTAFDDFKVVPPGTGIVHQVNIEHLARTVMVRNGQAYPDTLVGTDSHTTMVNGLGVLGWGVGGIEAEAAMLGQPVSMLIPRVVGFKLTGELPTGTTATDLVLTITEMLRKHGVVGKFVEFYGEGVSATSLANRATIGNMSPEFGSTAAIFPIDGETLKYLKLTGRSEQQVALVEAYAKEQGLWLDPAAEPDFSEKLELDLSTVVPSIAGPKRPQDRIVLANAAQQFAVDVLNYVDDADEAGKESFPASDAPAATNGVPSRPTQVTLADGTSFEIDHGAVTVAAITSCTNTSNPYVMVAAALVAKKAVEKGLNRKPWVKTTLAPGSKVVTDYFDKAGLTPYLDKMGFNLVGYGCTTCIGNSGPLDEEISQAINEHDLAVTSVLSGNRNFEGRINPDVKMNYLASPPLVVAYAIAGSMKVDITTEAIGTDAEGNPVFLKDIWPSEAEVNDVVANAIGEDMFSKSYEDVFAGDAQWQALPIPTGNTFEWDTESTYVRKPPYFEGMTMETTPVSDIAGARVLAKLGDSVTTDHISPAGAIKADTPAGKYLTEHGVERRDFNSYGSRRGNHEVMIRGTFANIRLRNQIAPGTEGGFTRDFTVEGAPVSFIYDASQNYQAAGIPLVILAGKEYGSGSSRDWAAKGTALLGVKAVIAESYERIHRSNLIGMGVLPLQFPEGATAASLGLTGEETFSFTGVEELNNGTTPRTVKVTTDTGVSFDAVVRIDTPGEADYYRNGGIMQYVLRNLIRG; this is encoded by the coding sequence GTGTCGGCGAACAGCTTCGACGCCCGCAGCACGCTGCAGGTGGGCGACGAGTCGTACGAGATCTTCCGGCTGGACAAGGTTGAGGGCGCCGCCCGCCTTCCCTACAGCCTGAAGGTCCTGCTGGAGAACCTGCTCCGCACCGAGGACGGCGCGAACATCACCGCCGACCACATCCGGGCCCTCGGCGGCTGGGACTCCCAGGCGCAGCCCAGCCAGGAGATCCAGTTCACGCCGGCGCGCGTGATCATGCAGGACTTCACCGGCGTCCCCTGCGTCGTGGACCTCGCCACCATGCGTGAGGCCGTGAAGGAGCTCGGCGGCGACCCGTCCAAGGTCAACCCGCTCTCCCCGGCCGAGCTGGTCATCGACCACTCGGTCATCGCCGACAAGTTCGGCACCAAGGACGCGTTCGCCCAGAACGTGGAGCTGGAGTACGGCCGCAACAAGGAGCGCTACCAGTTCCTGCGCTGGGGCCAGACCGCCTTCGACGACTTCAAGGTCGTCCCCCCGGGCACCGGCATCGTCCACCAGGTCAACATCGAGCACCTGGCCCGCACGGTCATGGTCCGTAACGGTCAGGCGTACCCCGACACCCTCGTCGGCACCGACTCGCACACCACCATGGTCAACGGCCTCGGCGTCCTCGGCTGGGGCGTCGGCGGCATCGAGGCCGAGGCCGCGATGCTCGGCCAGCCGGTCTCCATGCTGATCCCCCGCGTCGTCGGCTTCAAGCTGACCGGCGAGCTGCCGACCGGCACCACCGCCACCGACCTGGTCCTCACGATCACCGAGATGCTGCGCAAGCACGGCGTCGTCGGCAAGTTCGTCGAGTTCTACGGTGAGGGCGTCTCCGCCACCTCCCTCGCGAACCGCGCCACCATCGGCAACATGTCGCCGGAGTTCGGCTCCACCGCCGCGATCTTCCCGATCGACGGCGAGACCCTGAAGTACCTCAAGCTCACCGGCCGCTCCGAGCAGCAGGTCGCGCTCGTCGAGGCGTACGCCAAGGAGCAGGGCCTGTGGCTGGACCCGGCCGCCGAGCCGGACTTCTCCGAGAAGCTGGAGCTCGACCTCTCCACGGTCGTCCCCTCCATCGCCGGCCCGAAGCGCCCGCAGGACCGCATCGTCCTGGCCAACGCCGCCCAGCAGTTCGCGGTGGACGTCCTGAACTACGTGGACGACGCCGACGAGGCGGGCAAGGAGTCCTTCCCGGCCTCCGACGCCCCGGCCGCCACCAACGGCGTCCCGAGCCGCCCGACCCAGGTCACCCTGGCCGACGGCACCTCCTTCGAGATCGACCACGGCGCCGTCACCGTCGCCGCGATCACCTCCTGCACCAACACCTCGAACCCCTACGTCATGGTCGCCGCGGCGCTCGTGGCCAAGAAGGCGGTCGAGAAGGGCCTGAACCGCAAGCCGTGGGTCAAGACCACCCTGGCCCCGGGCTCGAAGGTCGTCACCGACTACTTCGACAAGGCCGGCCTGACCCCGTACCTCGACAAGATGGGCTTCAACCTCGTCGGGTACGGCTGCACCACCTGCATCGGCAACTCCGGTCCGCTGGACGAGGAGATCTCGCAGGCGATCAACGAGCACGACCTCGCGGTCACCTCGGTCCTCTCGGGCAACCGCAACTTCGAGGGCCGCATCAACCCCGACGTCAAGATGAACTACCTGGCCTCCCCGCCGCTGGTCGTCGCGTACGCCATCGCGGGCTCCATGAAGGTGGACATCACGACGGAGGCCATCGGCACCGACGCCGAGGGCAACCCGGTCTTCCTCAAGGACATCTGGCCCTCCGAGGCCGAGGTCAACGACGTCGTCGCCAACGCCATCGGCGAGGACATGTTCTCGAAGTCCTACGAGGACGTCTTCGCGGGTGACGCCCAGTGGCAGGCGCTGCCGATCCCGACCGGCAACACCTTCGAGTGGGACACCGAGTCCACCTACGTCCGCAAGCCCCCCTACTTCGAGGGCATGACGATGGAGACCACCCCGGTCTCCGACATCGCCGGCGCCCGCGTGCTGGCGAAGCTGGGCGACTCGGTCACCACCGACCACATCTCCCCGGCCGGTGCGATCAAGGCCGACACCCCGGCCGGCAAGTACCTCACGGAGCACGGCGTCGAGCGCCGCGACTTCAACTCGTACGGTTCCCGCCGCGGCAACCACGAGGTCATGATCCGCGGTACCTTCGCCAACATCCGCCTGCGCAACCAGATCGCGCCGGGCACCGAGGGCGGCTTCACCCGCGACTTCACCGTCGAGGGCGCGCCGGTCTCCTTCATCTACGACGCCTCCCAGAACTACCAGGCCGCCGGCATCCCGCTGGTCATCCTGGCGGGCAAGGAGTACGGCTCCGGCTCGTCCCGCGACTGGGCGGCCAAGGGCACCGCGCTGCTCGGCGTCAAGGCCGTCATCGCCGAGTCCTACGAGCGCATCCACCGCTCGAACCTGATCGGCATGGGCGTCCTGCCGCTCCAGTTCCCCGAGGGCGCCACCGCGGCCTCCCTGGGCCTCACCGGCGAGGAGACCTTCTCCTTCACCGGTGTGGAGGAGCTGAACAACGGCACCACCCCGCGCACGGTCAAGGTCACCACCGACACCGGTGTCTCCTTCGACGCGGTCGTCCGCATCGACACGCCGGGTGAGGCGGACTACTACCGCAACGGCGGCATCATGCAGTACGTCCTGCGGAACCTCATCCGCGGCTAA
- a CDS encoding helix-turn-helix domain-containing protein has translation MADDYLVRIGKLIRDARQHRGWTQSQLADALGTSQSAVNRIERGNQNISLEMIARIGEALDSEIVSLGYAGPMHLRVVGGRRLSGSIDVKTSKNACVALLCASLLNKGRTVLRRVARIEEVYRLLEVLNSIGVRTRWINDGVDLEIVPPARLDMDAIDADAAVRTRSIIMFLGPLLHRLDQFRLPYAGGCDLGTRTIEPHMIALRRFGLDITATEGIYHAKVEAGVAPDRPIVLTERGDTVTENALLAAARHDGVTVIRNASSNYMVQDLCFFLEALGVKVEGIGTTTLTVHGVPVIDADVDYSPSEDPVEAMSLLAAAVVTESELTIRRVPIEFMEIELAVLEEMGLDHDRSAEYVADNGRTRLVDLTVRPSKLEAPIDKIHPMPFPGLNIDNVPFFAAIAASAQGKTLIHDWVYDNRAIYLTDLNRLGGRLQLLDPHRVLVEGPTRWRAAEMMCPPALRPAVVVLLAMMAAEGTSVLRNVYVINRGYEELAERLNSVGAQIEIFRDI, from the coding sequence ATGGCAGACGACTACCTCGTACGCATCGGCAAGCTCATCCGTGACGCCCGGCAGCACCGGGGCTGGACGCAGAGTCAGCTCGCGGACGCCCTCGGCACGAGCCAGAGCGCCGTGAACCGCATCGAGCGCGGCAATCAGAACATCAGCCTTGAGATGATCGCCCGAATCGGTGAAGCGCTCGACAGCGAGATCGTCTCCCTGGGCTACGCCGGCCCGATGCACCTGCGCGTCGTCGGCGGCCGCCGGCTGTCCGGTTCCATCGACGTCAAGACGAGCAAGAACGCGTGCGTGGCGCTGCTGTGCGCGTCCCTGCTCAACAAGGGCCGCACGGTCCTGCGCCGGGTCGCCCGCATCGAGGAGGTCTACCGCCTCCTGGAGGTCCTGAACTCCATCGGCGTCCGCACCCGCTGGATCAACGACGGCGTGGACCTGGAGATCGTCCCGCCGGCCCGCCTCGACATGGACGCCATCGACGCGGACGCGGCCGTCCGCACCCGCAGCATCATCATGTTCCTGGGCCCGCTGCTGCACCGCCTGGACCAGTTCCGCCTGCCGTACGCCGGCGGCTGCGACCTCGGCACCCGCACCATCGAGCCCCACATGATCGCCCTGCGCCGCTTCGGCCTGGACATCACCGCGACCGAGGGCATCTACCACGCGAAGGTCGAGGCGGGGGTCGCCCCCGACCGCCCCATCGTCCTGACCGAGCGCGGGGACACGGTCACCGAGAACGCCCTGCTGGCCGCGGCCCGCCACGACGGCGTCACCGTCATCCGCAACGCCTCCTCCAACTACATGGTCCAGGACCTCTGCTTCTTCCTGGAGGCGCTGGGCGTCAAGGTCGAGGGCATCGGCACGACCACCCTGACCGTGCACGGCGTCCCCGTCATCGACGCCGACGTGGACTACTCCCCCTCCGAGGACCCGGTCGAGGCGATGAGCCTCCTGGCCGCCGCCGTGGTGACCGAGTCCGAGCTCACCATCCGCCGCGTCCCGATCGAGTTCATGGAGATCGAGCTCGCGGTCCTGGAGGAGATGGGCCTCGACCACGACCGCTCCGCGGAGTACGTCGCCGACAACGGCCGCACCCGCCTGGTCGACCTCACGGTCCGCCCCTCCAAGCTCGAAGCCCCGATCGACAAGATCCACCCGATGCCGTTCCCCGGGCTGAACATCGACAACGTCCCGTTCTTCGCCGCCATCGCCGCGTCCGCGCAGGGCAAGACCCTGATCCACGACTGGGTGTACGACAACCGGGCCATCTACCTGACCGACCTCAACCGCCTCGGCGGCCGCCTCCAGCTCCTGGACCCCCACCGCGTCCTGGTCGAGGGCCCCACCCGCTGGCGCGCGGCCGAGATGATGTGCCCCCCGGCCCTCCGCCCGGCGGTGGTCGTCCTCCTGGCCATGATGGCGGCCGAGGGCACCTCGGTCCTGCGCAACGTCTACGTCATCAACCGCGGCTACGAGGAACTCGCCGAACGCCTCAACTCGGTGGGCGCGCAGATCGAGATCTTCCGCGACATCTAG
- a CDS encoding HNH endonuclease, which translates to MRKVEQVEAATYGRRKERVRREPVRLPDARRAVLMRAQGRCENPACGGQPADVTDDGQAILEVDHIERIAEGGRDHPVQMVALCPNCHAMKDRGTSRKALRALLRQVASTEHERWNDGPIATSE; encoded by the coding sequence GTGCGGAAGGTGGAGCAGGTCGAAGCCGCTACGTACGGTCGCCGCAAGGAGCGCGTCAGAAGGGAACCAGTCCGCCTTCCGGACGCGCGGCGCGCTGTGCTGATGCGCGCCCAGGGCCGCTGCGAGAACCCTGCATGCGGAGGTCAGCCAGCCGACGTCACCGACGACGGCCAGGCCATCCTGGAAGTCGACCACATCGAGCGGATCGCTGAAGGAGGCCGGGACCACCCGGTCCAGATGGTCGCCCTGTGCCCCAACTGTCACGCCATGAAGGATCGCGGCACGTCTCGGAAAGCGCTGCGTGCCCTCTTGCGCCAGGTCGCAAGCACCGAGCATGAACGTTGGAACGACGGGCCGATCGCGACCTCCGAGTGA
- a CDS encoding restriction endonuclease yields MSFSNAPAVNSLLGLEDTLYMLRYKTRDVLSGLSEYEMTAWNWPAELSPAARRRDLSLIRAVQGQDYQLLTIVEDVCRGLRQILAKDPHSRRRRDWAVRLEQCLLDQRPTCPSWDGMDINPIKARLFDLEIEHSIAVRQRYEQLVDYATKVMELLDELLAAGIFTEPAGLSIDKIDSLHHSRFEKLIGDLMDRDGYRVVRSGGGAGDQGADVLTMDDLGRYLMVQCKHFTDGTGFVGQPVAQHLFGGAYAMQPAALPVLVTNGKFTGSAKAWSRENHRVFLIGREGLARWSEGGESIAAVLRPQQPSEPSESSI; encoded by the coding sequence GTGAGCTTCAGCAACGCGCCTGCGGTCAACAGCTTGCTTGGGCTGGAGGACACCCTCTACATGCTTCGATACAAGACGCGAGACGTCCTCAGTGGCTTATCGGAGTACGAGATGACCGCCTGGAACTGGCCTGCCGAGCTCAGCCCGGCTGCACGCCGTCGCGATCTCTCGCTGATCCGGGCAGTGCAGGGACAGGACTACCAGCTCCTGACCATCGTCGAGGACGTATGCCGGGGCCTGCGTCAGATACTCGCAAAAGACCCTCACTCCCGGCGTCGGCGTGACTGGGCGGTTCGGCTCGAACAGTGCCTCCTGGACCAGCGTCCCACCTGCCCTAGCTGGGACGGCATGGACATCAACCCCATCAAAGCGCGCCTGTTCGATCTGGAGATCGAGCACTCCATAGCCGTGCGCCAGCGATACGAGCAACTGGTCGACTACGCAACGAAGGTCATGGAACTCCTCGATGAGCTGCTCGCGGCCGGAATCTTCACAGAACCAGCGGGACTGTCGATCGACAAGATCGATAGTCTCCACCACTCCCGCTTCGAGAAGCTCATAGGCGATCTGATGGACCGCGACGGCTACCGGGTCGTACGTTCCGGCGGCGGAGCCGGTGACCAGGGCGCCGACGTCCTGACGATGGATGATCTCGGTCGGTACCTGATGGTGCAGTGCAAGCACTTCACCGACGGAACCGGTTTCGTGGGGCAGCCAGTCGCACAGCACCTTTTCGGCGGGGCGTACGCGATGCAGCCAGCAGCGCTGCCGGTCCTCGTGACCAACGGGAAGTTCACCGGCTCGGCGAAGGCATGGTCGCGAGAAAACCACCGCGTCTTTCTGATCGGCCGCGAAGGGCTTGCTCGGTGGAGCGAGGGTGGGGAGAGCATCGCCGCCGTCCTGCGGCCCCAGCAGCCCTCTGAGCCCTCAGAGTCCTCCATTTGA
- a CDS encoding nucleoside monophosphate kinase: protein MSAPMGPDEGYERALREFAAALVDLRIDHGAPTYKQLSQAAQTAGRTSRSSSAISEAMNGVRLPSMEFTLELVRQIAGRDPQVREAWRERWTQVRRLQRRGTGYRVRPERSLPNHGQQGFESPSDGPRSVVLREAAEIVAQARVEAEALLAAARAQAGEIVRAAEEAKKSAARDISPAVARLMTRESMRIILLGPPGAGKGTQGMYLKRILGVPKIQIGDLMRENISQGTSSGLLAKQIMDQGDLIHDGVFMDMLRNRLSRGDVSDGFLLDGLPRTVEQSQMLDSLVGERGHKIDIALHLDISRDEAVRRISGRRICTKDSSHVAHVLYAPPQGYDACRVCGGELVARADDSRHVVKNRWAVWEAYTEPTAALYGARGQLVKVSGYGSVDEVTERAVDALAAFFG, encoded by the coding sequence GTGTCTGCGCCGATGGGGCCGGACGAGGGTTACGAACGGGCGCTGCGTGAGTTCGCCGCCGCCTTGGTAGACCTGCGGATTGACCACGGCGCCCCGACCTACAAGCAGCTCTCCCAGGCGGCGCAGACAGCTGGCCGTACATCACGCTCCTCGTCGGCTATCTCCGAGGCGATGAACGGTGTGCGTCTGCCATCGATGGAGTTCACGTTGGAGCTTGTGCGCCAGATAGCTGGCCGTGATCCCCAGGTTCGCGAGGCGTGGCGGGAACGGTGGACTCAAGTACGACGACTGCAACGTCGAGGTACCGGTTATCGGGTTCGCCCCGAACGATCCTTGCCCAACCACGGTCAGCAAGGTTTCGAATCCCCGTCTGACGGCCCGCGCAGCGTAGTCCTGCGGGAGGCCGCAGAGATCGTGGCTCAGGCTCGCGTCGAGGCGGAGGCGCTGCTTGCAGCGGCGCGGGCGCAGGCTGGCGAAATAGTTCGTGCAGCTGAAGAGGCAAAGAAGAGCGCCGCACGAGATATTTCGCCAGCTGTTGCGCGGCTCATGACGCGAGAATCTATGCGAATCATCCTTCTGGGGCCACCTGGTGCGGGGAAGGGCACTCAAGGGATGTACCTCAAAAGGATTCTTGGCGTTCCTAAGATTCAGATTGGCGACTTGATGAGAGAGAACATCTCGCAAGGAACGTCATCCGGTCTGCTAGCGAAACAGATCATGGATCAGGGTGATCTGATCCATGACGGCGTGTTCATGGACATGCTGAGGAATCGCTTGAGTCGGGGGGATGTGTCGGATGGATTTCTCTTGGATGGACTTCCTCGGACCGTCGAACAGTCACAAATGCTGGACTCCCTAGTTGGTGAGCGTGGCCATAAGATCGACATCGCCCTTCATCTCGACATTTCTCGGGACGAGGCAGTCAGGCGAATTTCTGGGCGACGGATCTGCACGAAAGATTCGTCTCATGTTGCCCATGTCCTCTACGCGCCTCCGCAGGGCTACGACGCGTGTCGTGTCTGTGGTGGGGAACTCGTTGCGCGCGCTGACGATTCGCGGCACGTAGTCAAGAACCGCTGGGCTGTCTGGGAGGCTTACACCGAGCCGACGGCGGCGTTGTACGGGGCGAGAGGACAGCTTGTGAAAGTCTCCGGCTACGGGAGCGTTGACGAAGTGACGGAGCGGGCGGTTGACGCACTCGCAGCGTTTTTTGGTTGA
- a CDS encoding tyrosine-type recombinase/integrase, with protein MVHIQHQVAHNGYVLVLDNPKGGPEDDPRDRWVELGEDVAHALREHTAKYPPITVTLPHRTRDDEPVTKRIYFYGRERKPIAANWFNSHVWKPALAAVGRINPLDPEKPGRRWEKSRDKGMHALRHLFASMALTNGVDIYTLADRLGHADPAFTLRKYVHRVAGAGAKVRQAVRSMYEKAASCADRSARAAIAQDDLKWDTFPQVRPDVEQFRDI; from the coding sequence ATGGTCCACATCCAGCACCAAGTCGCCCACAACGGCTACGTGCTGGTCCTGGACAACCCGAAGGGGGGCCCCGAGGACGACCCGAGGGACCGCTGGGTCGAGCTGGGTGAGGACGTCGCACACGCGCTCCGGGAGCACACCGCCAAGTACCCCCCGATCACGGTCACGCTCCCCCACCGCACCAGGGACGACGAGCCGGTGACGAAGCGGATCTACTTCTACGGAAGGGAACGAAAGCCGATCGCCGCCAACTGGTTCAACTCCCACGTCTGGAAGCCCGCCCTGGCCGCCGTCGGACGGATCAACCCTCTTGACCCGGAGAAGCCGGGCCGGCGGTGGGAGAAGTCCCGCGACAAGGGTATGCACGCCCTCCGGCACCTCTTCGCGTCGATGGCGCTGACGAACGGAGTCGACATTTACACCCTCGCGGACCGCCTCGGACACGCCGATCCGGCATTTACTCTCCGTAAGTACGTACACCGGGTCGCCGGGGCCGGTGCGAAGGTCCGTCAGGCGGTGCGCAGCATGTACGAGAAGGCGGCTTCATGTGCAGACAGGTCCGCTCGTGCAGCGATTGCGCAAGATGATCTTAAATGGGACACCTTTCCCCAGGTCAGACCGGATGTAGAGCAGTTCAGGGACATCTGA
- a CDS encoding tyrosine-protein phosphatase produces the protein MRSVYRAVSASAVALALAAALSPVAAHAAPAAPASVTTAPGRVLSVPGLVNARDLGGYTTYDGKTTKWATVYRTETLSKLTPEGVNAVGALGLGKVVDLRTTPEISADGTDKLPAGVTAVAHPVDDTSLFAFIGGVVRSKDPVYQQAQLGNGAAEARMTALYRGFVTNPANRAQLGAAIKDVAGSTRPIAFHCSAGKDRTGVLADTILRAVGVPASTSEQDYLLSNSLRAASDKALRDQVKAAGYMQNPDLLIPLQEVRGDYLAAFRNQAVADYGSFGAFLTDGLGLTPSDLLKLRTRTVS, from the coding sequence GTGAGATCCGTCTACCGTGCCGTCAGCGCGTCCGCCGTCGCCCTGGCCCTCGCCGCCGCGCTGTCCCCCGTGGCCGCCCACGCCGCGCCCGCCGCCCCCGCGTCCGTCACCACCGCACCCGGCCGCGTCCTGTCCGTCCCCGGGCTGGTCAACGCCCGCGACCTCGGCGGCTACACCACCTACGACGGCAAGACCACCAAGTGGGCCACCGTCTACCGCACCGAGACCCTCTCCAAGCTCACCCCCGAAGGCGTCAACGCCGTCGGCGCGCTCGGCCTCGGCAAGGTCGTCGACCTCCGCACCACCCCGGAGATCTCCGCCGACGGCACCGACAAGCTCCCGGCCGGCGTGACCGCGGTGGCCCACCCGGTCGACGACACCAGCCTCTTCGCGTTCATCGGCGGTGTGGTCCGCTCCAAGGACCCGGTCTACCAGCAGGCGCAGCTCGGCAACGGCGCGGCGGAAGCGCGCATGACCGCCCTCTACAGGGGCTTCGTCACCAACCCGGCCAACCGGGCCCAGCTCGGTGCCGCGATCAAGGACGTCGCCGGCTCCACCAGGCCGATCGCGTTCCACTGCTCGGCGGGCAAGGACCGCACCGGCGTCCTCGCGGACACGATCCTGCGCGCCGTCGGCGTCCCGGCCTCCACCTCGGAGCAGGACTACCTCCTCTCCAACAGCCTGCGCGCCGCGTCGGACAAGGCCCTGCGCGACCAGGTCAAGGCGGCCGGGTACATGCAGAACCCGGACCTGCTGATCCCGCTCCAGGAAGTCCGCGGCGACTACCTCGCCGCCTTCCGCAACCAGGCCGTGGCCGACTACGGCAGCTTCGGCGCCTTCCTCACCGACGGCCTCGGCCTGACCCCGTCGGACCTCCTCAAACTCCGCACACGCACCGTCTCCTGA